In Oncorhynchus gorbuscha isolate QuinsamMale2020 ecotype Even-year linkage group LG26, OgorEven_v1.0, whole genome shotgun sequence, the DNA window actagtctctcaaagcacttcatgatgacggaagtgagtgctacggggcgatagtcatttagctcagttaccttaggtttcttgggaacaggaaaaatggtggccctcttgaagcatgtgggaacagcagactgggatagggattgattgaatatgtccataaacacaccagccagctggtctgcgcatgctctgaggatgcggctagggatgccgtctgggcctgcaaccttgtgagggttaacacgtttaaacgtTTTACTCACGTTCGCcgtggtgaaggagagcccgcaggatCTGGTAgagggctgtgtcagtggcactgtattgtcctcaaagcgagcaaagaatttgtttaatgtgtctgggagcaagacgtccaAGTCCGCGACGGGGctagttttctttttgtaatttgtgattgactgtagacactgccacatacgtcttgtgtctgagccgttgaattgcgactctactttgtctctatactgatgcttgtttgccttgcggagggaatagctacactgtttgtattcggtcatgtttccggtcgccttgccatgattaaaagcagtggtttgcgctttcagttttgcgcgaatgctgccatcaatccacggtttctggttggggaaggttttaatagtcaccgtgggtACATCTCCGATGCACTTACTCAAACTCgctcactgaatcagcgtatacagtcgtggccaaaagttttgagaatgacaaatattaattttcagtctgctgcctcagtttgtatgatgataatttgcatatactccagaatgtcattaagtatatatatatatatatataagtgatcagatgaattgcaaagtccctctttgccatccaaatgaactgaatccctaaaacatttccactgcatttcagccctgccacaaaaggaccagctgacatcatgtcagtgattctcttgttaacacaggtgttaatgttgatgaggacaagttaagaataacagactggaagcttcaaaaagagggtggtgcttggaatcattgttcttcctctgtcaaacatggttacctgcaaggaaacacatgctgtcatcattgctttgcacaaaaaggacttcacaggcaaggatattgctgccagtaagattgcacctaaatcaaccatttattggatcatcaagaactttaaggagagcggttcaaatgTTGTGaaaaaggcttcagggcgcccaagaaagtccagcaagtgccaggaccgtctcctaaagttgcttcagctgcgggattggggcaccaccagtacagagcttgctcgggaatggcagcaggcaggtgtgaatgcatctgcacgcacagtgaggcaaagtaTTTTGGAGGATGGCcgggtgtcaagaagggcagcaaagaagccacttctctccaggaaaaacatcatggacagactgatattctgagaaaggtacagggattggactgctgaggactggggtaaaataattttctctgatgaatcctctTTACAATTGTTTGAGgtatccggaaaaaagcttgtccagagaagacaaggcgagtgctaccatcagtcctgtatcatttcccagtccacgtgattgaagcaatcttgaagtgtggaatccgattggttggaccagcgttgaacagacctaaGCACGGGtgtttcttgttttagtttctgtctataggctgggagcaacaaaatggaatcatggtcagatttgccgaaaggaaggtgagggagggctttgtatgcatcgcggaagttagagtagcaatgatccagaatgctgCCAGCCCGGAACAGTATGTATGGATGATAATAATAGTATAAGATGGTTTAATTTCAAATATGTATTTATCTACTATGTAGCTCACCTTGGTAGATTGCAGCTGCAGCTAAAATGGTGTCTCTGTGCAACATGGACTTCCTGTTCCAAGCGCAGTTGCTCTCCCCCATTCCTGGAGAGTTGAGACAATGGTAAACTCAGCATTCAGGCACTACACATTATTCAACTGCCTGTCCTATGAGCCTATACCTATGAGAAGATGAATAGAAACAATTAAACTATAAAAACTCAGTATGAACAAAAAGCACAGATCTACAACAGTATAACTGTGGTACACAGTAGGCCTACCTTGCAGGTCACTCATGACCTCAAGTATTCCAGGATAGTGCACTTGAATTTCATCAATGTCCTAACAGAAAAAAAAGTGTAATATAAATCGCTTGCCTCAAACACAAATATTGCGGCATCATTATCATTTCTAGCTAATCGCTAGATTCACAGCCAGAACCACATAATTAAATAGAACACTCATATTAGACTATATTGTAAATCTATGGCTATGGACACCCAAGGCCTCACCACTGTCAGCATACTGAAGCCTGCCTGGCCCAGCAAGTTGCCCAGGTCTGTGACGGCCGTGTAGGGGGACACGTGGGGGGAGAACCCCCCTTCCCGCTCGAGCTCAGCCAGCTGCAGGGAGCAGCGCAGCTCATACAGGGTCTCCCCGCCCACCATGGCCCCAATGAACACCCCATCTGGCTTCAGGACCTGGTTGATCTTTGGGAAGGGAGAGGGATTATAATGACAGCACAGTGATACAGACGGAAGAACCAGGATTGTTGTAATCCTGAATCCTATGCGTGACTATGATCCTATGCGTGACTAAGATGTTATAAGAATGTAACGTATTTGGAAAAACAGCCGGCAATAGACAAAGTACAGATGTAAAAAAGAATAATATGAGGCTGTCAGTTACCTGTCTCAAGGCTCCAGGGAGATCATTGATCCAGTGTAGGCTAAACAGGAGAAACATACAGTACTAGATAATTTTGTGTTGCAAACAAGCCATACTAAACCCTGGGGAATATGACTGGTAGGGCTCAAATCGAATATTGTGTCAGAATCATCTACAGGGCCAAATCACCTCAAGCTGCTGACCACCAGATCAAATGTGTTTTCTTTAAAGGGTAGAAACTCTTCATCGGCCATGACACAGCAGGTAGGGATCTCACTTCGTCTTGTGCTTCTCTGAGGAGCGAGAAAAGCGTTAGATCATCCAGAAGAGGAAAAAACAGAAGTCCCTCCATAACATGCCTCTGATTTGTCAGGATATTCCATCCATCTATTGATCTATAGTTAGTGGTCTCTGCTCATAAACACAATCATTCCACTTAGACTGTGGGTGTTCTAACAGAATGACATATTATAATTCCTATTAGTAATTTAATTGGATATAACTCACCAAAGACTTTTCTGAGATATCAGTTAAGAAGAGCTGCTCAACTACTTCCTGAAAATGGAAGCACAATTCAATATTCAGAAAGCCATACATCTTGTGAGTTGATGTTTTCCCTACCTTACAGGGACAATCTACATCaattttggacttataaatgtatgttatgtgcccattgattcttgacGAATATAGCTAATAAATGCCTCATAAGCTTTGttctgttgtaccccatcagaacccaaaacatTTAAAAGCTTATTTTACTATAATGTTTgtcaacaaagtaaatgtaaacaaacatgatATAGCCTTaaaacatggttacaactataattttgatatcatggatataGCTTAGctttgtctatgaatttgagtggttaaaTTTCTACAGCCTCCAACTTTCTACCAAAACGTGTGGGGAATGCTGTTATTGTTTAAAATGCTCCCCGCCTGTTTATGAACAACCATTGAAGGCTACCTTGTGCAAATGCTCAGCAATGTGACTTTTCCCACAGCCAATGTCCAACGCCAAAGGAAATGTCCTGTGAAAATAAGTCCAAAATGTCAGCAAAATGCACACCCTCACATGCAAAAATATAAACTTTAATTTCAACAACAGTGCCATGAATGTGACAATTTTCATACAAAGTCTATGCATCACAACTTCTGTTGCCTTACCTTGCAATGTCATAGACCCTGTCTGCAACTCTGCTTCCAACCTGCAAATGAATATGAACAGTACCAGAACACATACATTTCCTTGGATAAAAGAGAGCTAGGATAAGACTAAATATATCATACAAATACAGCTACAGTATACCTCATCTCTCAGATAGTCATATTTGTCACTGTCTTGTAGCGACGCAGCCCATttcttctgtctcctcttcatagTCCTGTCAAATACATTCATTGTACCTCCAGCCCTGCCTGACAACTGCCTCTGAATTTCAGTCCATTGAGAACACCGAATTTTAGAAGAGAACTCTCTCACCGGTGGAAACATTGAATGAGCTGTCATGACATTTCTTTGCGAATAAGCTGCATCATGTTGTTGAGGGACCAGCAATCTAACGCTGCCTTTTTTCAAGACTCTCCGGCAGATACAACTACCATTGAGAAAACGACTACCTATTGCATTGTTCATTTTTACAAATTGTTTACCGACTAACGCGCTAATATGTATCAAACCATTGCATAACAAATACAAGTTTGGTGTGTTCTTCCAGTCATCCACATTGAATGACCTCGACACAGTGGACAAACATAAAACATGGAACTGTTTTTTCCTCGTTTGATAGAAAATGTGGAACTGGATTTCAGTCTGTTCACTCGCTTTACCGCCTCTTCTTGTTGTAAAGGCTAATGCATATCGTGCGGATTTCATTTTAAAGCTCAAATGACACATTTATATTGGTAAATGTATTTATTGAATTTGAATACATGATGTATTGAATGTGTACTGAATTGTGGTTTTGTACTGCCTGGCTTGCCGTATGCAAAAAGGGGTGGGACAAGAAAAAGGTCACGAAAGTGGTGCATGTTGGGAGAACACGTGGATAGCGGTACAATTTAATCGGAAAAGTTGTTTTGGTAAGTCTCTATTCACCAAAATATTTTTGCACGCTTTATCTCTGCCAAATATTTATCCGTTTACACTTTGAACCGTGTACTTTATGCTAACTGCAGCTCTTGGAATGGCCCTCCTcaagtgtttgtttacatgtcTGACTCATGTATCGAACGTTTTAGCTTGCTTACTAACCCATGCAATAACACACTCACTTGTTAGAATAGTATGCAATATTGCACTGTGGTGAGTAGGAATTAGTTTAtgtcccgagtggcgcagcggtctaaggcactgcatctcagtgcaagttgcgtcactacagtccctgtagTGCACataaagaatgatagaggcctctagtggccaaaaggtcATTTTCAGCATGGGAAGCACcgttgagggcttccaccattttaatgtagtcaactgggtgggacttccaacttcattggctgatccctcctgatgatcCGGTTGGAGGCATGTTCAACTGCGTCATCGGAAGAGATCAGCCAATCGTGAAGAAGAAATTTGACCTTTTTAAAGTTGAGATGACCacaatggggtggcaggtagcctagtggttagagcattgggccagtaactgtaaaggttgctggatcaaatccctgagctgacaaggtaaaaaatcgttcatgctcctgaacaaggcagttaacccactgttcccaggtaggccgtcattgtaaataaaaatgtgtccttaactgactagcttagttaaataaaacatgttacAATGGCTCTGTCACAGATGCTATAATGTAGGGCGTTCACTTGCTGCTGTACAATGTAGAGAAAAACGAGGCAATTCAATAGGTTGTACGAAATGAATGTCAAAATGTGGTTTTCTTTGCCCTATGTCATTAATCATTATTACAATTGCTCGGgctctgactgcaaggcactacagaggctaatgcgtatggcccagtacatcactggggccaagcttcctgccatccaggacttctgtaccaggtggtgtcagaggaaggccttaaaaattgcCAGACCCCAGCCGTCCTagtcatagacagttctctctgcCACCGTACTGGAaacggtactggagcgccaagtctaggtctaaaCGGCTCCTTAACAGATTCTGCCCCCCAAGCTGTGAGACTCCTGAACAGACaataaaatggctacccggactatttgcattgtcccccccacCCACATTTATTatgtatgcatagtcattttacctctacctacatgtacatattctctcaattacctcgactaacctgtgcccccacacattgactcagtaccggttgTCCCTGTATATAGGCTTGCTGCTGTTATTCTATTGTTTCTCTTTAATTCATTTTTATGTTATTagtttttttacttcagtttattatAGTAAATACTtttacacttatttttcttaaccgcattgttggttaagggcttgtaagcatttcgctgtaaggttgtattcggcacatttgatttgattgcttgCTACAATATTATAACCTTAATATACTTGTTGATCAAATAAGAATGTTAATATGCTGTGACCGTTGCTAGTGTAGACTGTGCCACGCTTGGTTGTAATCTCTTCCATATTTGGTGTTGTGAGGTGGTACTTTTTGCAGGTATTTCCACTGGTTGGACAAATCAAAGTCAACTTAATATATTTTCTCCTCCAGATCCTTGGCTTTCATTGTCTATCACCGGGATCAATCTATGTTGAGAGGGGCTGTTTCTATGGCGATTTTAAAGGGAAAGACTCAGAAATACACAATGAAAACGGGAACAGATTGTTGTTGTGGAGGGTGGATTTTGAAATTCAGTCTTCTTGCtttgtaaataaatatatatttagtcCCTACTTAGTTTTGTATTCAGTGGATTTTGTTTAAAAGAACCATGTTTACACTCACGAACCTGCAGCCACTAGTTAGCTTGTGAGTTGACGTTTGAAATTAGTGCCGTTCTGCCACGGCGCAGCGCCACAGAGTTCTATTGAGCAGTGACAACTTTTTGATCATGCCtgtgataacattccattcactcTAAACATGCTAAATTCTCTGAGAAAGTCATCTGTAACTTTGGAACCATATATGGTAGAAACATGACTTGTTTTTCTGACAATTTTCTATTGAATGGACACTTTTATATAAACATTGATTGAATCAATCATTTTATGGGTGaacaccctatatagtggcacagatagaaagatgagtcctctatctatctctatgggggTGTTAAACTCATTCTATGGGCTTATCATTGTTAAAGTTTTAAATATGTgtttattacttttattatttcATTCTCTTCTCATTTtgacctgcactgttggagctcggaGCTTAAGAATTTCACTATACCCTGCAATTACATCTGCGACCCTGTGCACGTGACTAATAAACTCATCTAATCTAGGGTCTGATGGTTTTTGCTAATGTTCTTTACTAAACAAttaccttaattcatcaatcaagtacaggGAGGTGCAAAAACCAGCAGACCCTCAGCCCTCTGTGGCTTGAGTTTAACAGTGACCGAGGagcaattccatggtaacagaatTACATTGAGACTTTGGTATATATTTTTCACTTCAAAATGTataccaaacaaaaaccattTGATTTTTAAAGTTTAACAAATCATATAACTCTGTGCACAAGGACAACTTTTAATAATTTCCACTGAACATTTTACAAGAACAACTGTGTAGAttcaaagtttggtaacagaataaaACTGAGGAAGATTTTAATGCAATTCTGTTACCAAATTTTGCATCTGCAAAATGTTTTcagtaaatgtttttatttttttattgtgtaaattgttcaaagtagtcattgtgcatagTTTATgctttgaaatcaatgttttttgtttaGCATACACTTTAAAGTGAAAAATAGGAGACTCTGCATAattctgttaccatggaattgtCCCTAGCTAGTTACTTTCATATATTTTTTGGTGGATATCAATAGACTGGAGCAAATCTACCACCTCTTACTGTAGTTAGAGTAGCTCGCTAGAGATGTAACATTTATGCGCTTCAAAAGTAGATAGCGGTAGAATGCATTGCTAGCTTCTGATCTGCAATATTGAATACTTCTATTCAGTTCAGTTTGGACATCAACAGATCTGCATAATCAGAATTGAGTACTGAGCACAATAATTGCTCCAATAAGCTTACATGTGAGGTAGGCTGTTCTTGGTTGTTACGACAAGTATGATCGAGGATaaggagaggataaggagaggatAAGGTAGTAGATGAGCCCAAAAAGCCTCTGAAGAAAGGAAAAGATTCACAGTCCATAAAGAGTGGACCTAAAGGAGACCAGCCTATCAAAGGAGTCAGACTGTGTGAGGAGGGTAGAGTAGAAGAGGGGACCTTATTGTATGACCTTATGACCCATAACATCAATTACACCTCCGGGCCCCTGCTAAAGCAAATGCGTTAAAAACAAATGTTTCAAGTTGtattgtcacgtgcacaagtacagtgaaatgcctttcttgaaagctctttcccaacaatgcactAATCATTATCAGTTGCACTATAAAGTAAAGTAGAACAAAAGCACACaggaaacaagaagaagagtacaagaaagtaatatatatatatatatatacagggtaagtgccaataccatatttacaatgtccAGGGGTAGATATAGATCTTTTTCTGTGTTTACAAACATTGCCACAGGAGGACGATGCGCGCAAGTTGGTGGCAGAACAAGGGGGAGCTCTTATTGAACACCAGCAAAATAAACTCTATTTACATGTTGcttatgagtgcatttcacactacttttggATTGTAATTGGATTTTATAAGGCTTGTATGAACGTCCCGCTTAATACAATGTTTGTGTCATCATCGCAAATCAACTGcattatactttttaaaaaagaCTTCAACTAGTAAAATGGCTCTTTGGCTAGCTGTTGCTACAGCCTATATCAATGAGCCTTAGCATTCTAGCAAACAACTGCTGCATCCCAAATTGTTATTTTCCAAAGATCACAACCAAATATAATCTTAGTGAATGTTCATGCAAGAATGAAAACATAATTTTAAGAGTATGAGAACCCCAAAAAGTTATTTTTGTTAAGAATACGTAAATCTTAGCTTATGTTGAGTGGGAGCAGATGGCGATGGCTGCCGCGCACATCTGTCGTGTACTAGAAAAGGGTTTATGTATAGATATAAGgggactaggcatcaggatatatcaCTAACAGAGTAGCAGAAGCAGCgtatatgatgattgtatgtgagtCGGTATGAAGGTGTGTGCGTGTTATGTTTGTGTGAGCAAATAaagtatgtgtgttggagtgtgagtATGTATAGTCCTGTGAGTGTGCGTAGTCagtacaattttattttattaacattGGGCGATGAGTTGGATTGAAGACCTGCATTAAGATATAGCTCtagagatgatgatgatggtttttCCTTTGACCTGCTTGCTCAGTCCTAGcaaagctgctgctgctgcagccaaGTGGAGACTTTATACAGttaattcggaaagtattcacaccccttccccttttccacattttgttacgttacagccgtattcttaaaatggattaaataaaaaaatcctcatcaatctacataaaattccccataatgacaaagtgaaaacaggttttcagaaattGTTGCGAATGTataaaaaacaaaacagaaacaccttatttttatatacagtatatgctcATACAATCTATGCATTGTTTTTAAGTTTGTTGCTGCCATCAATACATGCTGTTTTTACAGATGGCGAAGAGGAAGATGACAAGGTGCCTCACATTGAGGGGGACAATGTGGACCAGGCGGCCAGCATCTCAGACGGCAGTGAGGATGACGAAGATGAAGCAGATGTGGAGAGTGACATGGAGAGCGGCTCCGAGGACGAGTCCGGTTCAGAGTTAGACGAGGACAGTGACGGCAGCGGGCCAGATCTGGCCAGGGGGAAAGGCAATGTGGAGACCAGCTTGGACGAGGACGACGATGATGACTTGGAGGCCATCTTGAAACGCGAGGAGGAGGAGATCCAGCACGACTGGGGCGAGCTGTGCAAGGACGCGCCGCGGAGCGAGGAGGTGAATTCTAAGGCTGTGTCTCAATTGTCCAGAGGGACTTCTTCTACTCATTTCCTTTCATCATCTAAAATGGCATAAGAAATTGCATGTTCCAATGTTGTCGTTTTTTTCTACAACAGGTAACCCAAAGGTTTGCCGTGTGTATCATGGATTGGGACCGGATGAAAGCCAAGGACCTGCTGGCTCTGTTTAACTCCTTCAAGGCTAAACGTGTAAAGGAGGGGTTGTGCTCTCTGTGAAGGTAAGGCTCCATTAATTTGTCTGCTGGCTGTCACTCAATTATGATAGATGTGACACTGCTTCCCCAGACCAAGTCACAAATGTTGTGTATGTTTaacactgtgtgtttgtttagatCTACCCCTCAGAGTTTGGGAAGGAACGGGTTCAGCAGGAACAGACCCAGGGTCCCCTGGAGCTGATGGCCCTGCCGGAGGATCCGGACAAAGACACAGAGGAGGACAAGTATGATCTAGCTTCCCCATTAACACTTCCCTATCCTCCCTGTATTGTTCAACCAAAAATGAACCagagaattggtgtgtgtgtgtattgtaggaTTTACAGAGAGAAGATGCGGGACTACCAGTTCAAGCGGCTAAAGTACTACTATGCGGTGGTGGAGTGCGAATCGCTCGACACAGCCGCTAAAATCTACCAGGAGTGTGACAGTTTTGAGTACGAGAGCAGCTGCTCTATCCTGGACCTCCGGTGAGGAAATAGACAGACACTCATTTATACTGAAGTGTACACTGGAGGAAAATGTGTTCAATTAAAGTGTaatagaatgtactgtataacttGATAACGTAAAGCATGGTAATGGAGATGTCCTCAAAAGAGAGGTGGATGTACACAACACCTTATCAATACATATAATAAAATAATAGCATacatagtagaggtcgaccgataccgattattggaggaccaaaaaaagccgataccgattaatcagactatttttacattgtttttatttgtaataatgacaattataacaatactgaattgaacacttattttaacttaatataatacataaataaaatcaatttagcctcaaataaataatgaaacatgttaaatttggtttaaataatgcaaaaacaaagtgttggtgaagaaagtaaaagtgcaatatgtgccatgtaagaaagctaaagtttaagtttcttgctcagaacatgagaacatatgaaagctgttagttattataggaattataggactatttccctctataccatttgtatttcattaaccttt includes these proteins:
- the LOC124015335 gene encoding arginine-hydroxylase NDUFAF5, mitochondrial-like, which encodes MKSARYALAFTTRRGGKASEQTEIQFHIFYQTRKKQFHVLCLSTVSRSFNVDDWKNTPNLYLLCNGLIHISALVGKQFVKMNNAIGSRFLNGSCICRRVLKKGSVRLLVPQQHDAAYSQRNVMTAHSMFPPVREFSSKIRCSQWTEIQRQLSGRAGGTMNVFDRTMKRRQKKWAASLQDSDKYDYLRDEVGSRVADRVYDIARTFPLALDIGCGKSHIAEHLHKEVVEQLFLTDISEKSLRSTRRSEIPTCCVMADEEFLPFKENTFDLVVSSLSLHWINDLPGALRQINQVLKPDGVFIGAMVGGETLYELRCSLQLAELEREGGFSPHVSPYTAVTDLGNLLGQAGFSMLTVDIDEIQVHYPGILEVMSDLQGMGESNCAWNRKSMLHRDTILAAAAIYQEMYGSENGSVPATFEILYMIGWKPHDSQAKPARRGSANVSFGDLSKIGQPSTKDKS